One stretch of Macaca nemestrina isolate mMacNem1 chromosome 17, mMacNem.hap1, whole genome shotgun sequence DNA includes these proteins:
- the LOC105473767 gene encoding chromodomain-helicase-DNA-binding protein 3 isoform X14, producing MKEADTVILWARSKNDQLRISFPPGLCWGDRMPDKDDIRLLPSALGVKKRKRGPKKQKENKPGKPRKRKKRDSEEEFGSERDEYREKSESGGSEYGTGPGRKRRRKHREKKEKKTKRRKKGEGDGGQKQVEQKSSATLLLTWGLEDVEHVFSEEDYHTLTNYKAFSQFMRPLIAKKNPKIPMSKMMTILGAKWREFSANNPFKGSAAAVAAAAAAAAAAVAEQVSAAVSSATPIAPSGPPALPPPPAADIQPPPIRRAKTKEGKGPGHKRRSKSPRVPDGRKKLRGKKMAPLKIKLGLLGGKRKKGGSYVFQSDEGPEPEAEESDLDSGSVHSASGRPDGPVRTKKLKRGRPGRKKKKVLGCPAVAGEEEVDGYETDHQDYCEVCQQGGEIILCDTCPRAYHLVCLDPELDRAPEGKWSCPHCEKEGVQWEAKEEEEEYEEEGEEEGEKEEEDDHMEYCRVCKDGGELLCCDACISSYHIHCLNPPLPDIPNGEWLCPRCTCPVLKGRVQKILHWRWGEPPVAVPAPQQADGNPDVPAPRPLQGRSEREFFVKWVGLSYWHCSWAKELQLEIFHLVMYRNYQRKNDMDEPPPLDYGSGEDDGKSDKRKVKDPHYAEMEEKYYRFGIKPEWMTVHRIINHSVDKKGNYHYLVKWRDLPYDQSTWEEDEMNIPEYEEHKQSYWRHRELIMGEDPAQPRKYKKKKKELQGDGPPSSPTNDPTVKYETQPRFITATGGTLHMYQLEGLNWLRFSWAQGTDTILADEMGLGKTIQTIVFLYSLYKEGHTKGPFLVSAPLSTIINWEREFQMWAPKFYVVTYTGDKDSRAIIRENEFSFEDNAIKGGKKAFKMKREAQVKFHVLLTSYELITIDQAALGSIRWACLVVDEAHRLKNNQSKFFRVLNGYKIDHKLLLTGTPLQNNLEELFHLLNFLTPERFNNLEGFLEEFADISKEDQIKKLHDLLGPHMLRRLKADVFKNMPAKTELIVRVELSPMQKKYYKYILTRNFEALNSRGGGNQVSLLNIMMDLKKCCNHPYLFPVAAMESPKLPSGAYEGGALIKSSGKLMLLQKMLRKLKEQGHRVLIFSQMTKMLDLLEDFLDYEGYKYERIDGGITGALRQEAIDRFNAPGAQQFCFLLSTRAGGLGINLATADTVIIFDSDWNPHNDIQAFSRAHRIGQANKVMIYRFVTRASVEERITQVAKRKMMLTHLVVRPGLGSKAGSMSKQELDDILKFGTEELFKDENEGENKEEDSSVIHYDNEAIARLLDRNQDATEDTDVQNMNEYLSSFKVAQYVVREEDKIEEIEREIIKQEENVDPDYWEKLLRHHYEQQQEDLARNLGKGKRVRKQVNYNDAAQEDQDNQSEYSVGSEEEDEDFDERPEGRRQSKRQLRNEKDKPLPPLLARVGGNIEVLGFNTRQRKAFLNAVMRWGMPPQDAFTTQWLVRDLRGKTEKEFKAYVSLFMRHLCEPGADGSETFADGVPREGLSRQQVLTRIGVMSLVKKKVQEFEHINGRWSMPELMPDPSADSKRSSRASSPTKTSPTTPEASATNSPCTSKPATPAPSEKGEGIRTPLEKEEAENQEEKPEKNSRIGEKMDTEVDAPSPAPSLGERLEPRKIPLEDEVPGVPGEMELEPGYRGDREKSEDVKGDQELRPGPRDEPRSNGRREEKTEKPRFMFNIADGGFTELHTLWQNEERAAISSGKLNEIWHRRHDYWLLAGIVLHGYARWQDIQNDAQFAIINEPFKTEANKGNFLEMKNKFLARRFKLLEQALVIEEQLRRAAYLNLSQEPAHPAMALHARFAEAECLAESHQHLSKESLAGNKPANAVLHKVLNQLEELLSDMKADVTRLPATLSRIPPIAARLQMSERSILSRLASKGTEPHPTPAFPPGPYATPPGYGAAFSAAPVGALAAAGANYSQMPAGSFITAATNGPPVLVKKEKEMVGALVSDGLDRKEPRAGEVICIDD from the exons ATGAAGGAGGCAGACACTGTGATCCTGTGGGCAAGAAGTAAAAATGACCAGCTGAGGATTTCTTTTCCTCCAGGACTGTGTTGGGGTGACAGGATGCCTG ATAAGGATGACATTCGGCTGCTGCCTTCAGCATTGGGTGTGAAGAAGAGAAAACGAGGACCCAAGAAACAGAAGGAGAACAAGCCAGGAAAACCCCGAAAACGCAAGAAGCGT gaCAGTGAGGAGGAATTTGGTTCTGAGCGAGATGAGTACCGGGAGAAGTCAGAGAGTGGGGGGAGTGAATATGGAACCGGACCAGGTCGGAAACGAAGAAGGAAGCACcgagaaaaaaaggagaagaagacaAAGCGGCGGAAAAAGGGGGAGGGAGATGGGGGGCAAAAG CAAGTGGAACAGAAGTCATCAGCAACTCTGCTTCTGACCTGGGGCCTGGAGGATGTGGAGCATGTGTTCTCTGAGGAGGATTACCACACACTCACCAACTACAAAGCCTTCAGCCAGTTCATGAG GCCCCTGATTGCTAAGAAGAATCCTAAGATCCCAATGTCTAAGATGATGACCATCCTTGGGGCCAAATGGAGAGAGTTCAGCGCCAACAACCCCTTCAAGGGGTCAGCAGCTGCTGTGGCGgcggcagcggcagcagcagcagcagctgtagCTGAGCAGGTGTCAGCTGCTGTCTCATCGGCCACCCCCATAGCACCCTCCGGACCCCCTGCCCTTCCACCACCCCCTGCTGCTGATATCCAGCCCCCACCCATCCGAAGAGCCAAAACCAAAGAGGGCAAAG GTCCAGGCCATAAGAGACGGAGTAAGAGCCCCCGAGTGCCTGATGGACGCAAGAAGCTTCGGGGAAAGAAAATGGCACCGCTCAAAATAAAACTAGGGCTGCTGGGtggcaagaggaagaaaggaggctCG TATGTTTTTCAGAGTGACGAAGGTCCTGAACCAGAGGCTGAGGAGTCAGACCTGGACAGTGGCAGTGTCCACAGTGCCTCAGGCCGGCCTGATGGCCCTGTCCGCACCAAGAAACTAAAGAGAGGCCGgccaggaaggaagaagaagaagg TCCTGGGCTGTCCTGCAGTGGccggggaggaggaggttgaTGGCTACGAGACGGATCACCAGGATTACTGTGAGGTGTGCCAGCAGGGTGGGGAAATTATTCTGTGTGACACCTGCCCTCGTGCCTACCACCTCGTCTGCCTTGATCCTGAGCTTGACCGGGCTCCCGAGGGCAAATGGAGCTGCCCTCACTGT GAGAAGGAGGGGGTCCAGtgggaggccaaagaggaagaggaggaatacgaagaggagggagaggaggaaggggagaaggaggaggaggatgatcACATGGAGTACTGCCGCGTGTGCAAGGACGGCGGGGAGCTGCTGTGCTGTGACGCGTGCATCTCTTCCTACCACATTCATTGTCTAAACCCTCCCCTGCCTGACATTCCCAATGGTGAATGGCTGTGTCCCCGATGCACA TGCCCTGTGCTGAAGGGTCGAGTGCAGAAGATCCTGCATTGGCGGTGGGGGGAGCCGCCTGTAGCAGTGCCAGCCCCTCAACAGGCAGACGGGAATCCAGATGTCCCAGCCCCGCGTCCTCTTCAAGGCAGATCAGAGCGAGAGTTCTTTGTCAAGTGGGTGGGACTATCCTACTGGCACTGCTCCTGGGCCAAGGAGCTTCAG CTGGAAATCTTCCATTTGGTTATGTACCGAAACTACCAGCGGAAGAATGACATGGATGAGCCCCCGCCCCTGGACTATGGCTCCGGCGAGGATGATGGGAAGAGTGACAAGCGTAAAGTGAAAGACCCACACTATGCTGAGATGGAGGAGAAGTACTATCGTTTTGGCATCAAGCCAGAGTGGATGACTGTCCACCGTATCATCAACCACAG TGTGGATAAAAAGGGGAATTACCACTATCTAGTAAAATGGAGGGACTTGCCATATGACCAGTCCACGTGGGAGGAAGATGAAATGAATATCCCTGAATATGAAGAACATAAGCAAAGCTACTGGAGACACCG AGAACTAATTATGGGGGAAGACCCTGCCCAGCCCCGGAagtataagaagaagaagaaggagctACAGGGTGATGGGCCTCCCAGTTCTCCCACTAATGAT CCTACCGTGAAATATGAGACTCAGCCACGGTTTATCACAGCCACTGGAGGCACCCTGCACATGTACCAGCTGGAAGGGCTGAACTGGCTGCGCTTCTCCTGGGCCCAGGGCACTGATACCATTCTAGCTGATGAGATGGGGCTGGGCAAGACCATACAAACTATTGTCTTCCTCTACTCACTCTATAAGGAG GGCCACACAAAAGGTCCCTTCCTGGTGAGTGCCCCACTCTCTACCATCATTAACTGGGAGCGGGAGTTCCAGATGTGGGCACCCAAATTCTATGTGGTGACATACACGGGTGACAAGGATAGCCGGGCCATCATTCGTGAGAATGAATTCTCCTTTGAGGACAATGCCATCAAAGGGGGCAAGAAAGCTTTTAAGATGAAG AGGGAGGCACAGGTGAAGTTCCACGTTCTCCTGACATCATATGAGCTGATCACCATTGATCAGGCAGCACTCGGTTCTATCCGCTGGGCCTGTCTTGTGGTAGATGAGGCCCATCGACTCAAGAACAACCAGTCCAAG TTTTTCAGGGTTCTCAATGGTTACAAGATAGATCATAAGTTGCTGCTAACAGGAACCCCATTGCAGAATAATCTGGAGGAGCTCTTCCATCTCCTGAACTTCCTCACCCCAGAGAGATTTAA CAACttggagggcttcctggaggagtttgctgaCATATCCAAAGAGGACCAGATCAAGAAACTGCATGATTTGCTGGGGCCACATATGCTACGGAGGCTCAAGGCAGATGTCTTTAAGAACATGCCAGCCAAGACAGAGCTCATCGTTCGGGTGGAGCTAAGCCCCATGCAGAA GAAATACTACAAGTACATCCTGACTCGAAATTTTGAGGCCTTGAATTCACGAGGTGGTGGGAACCAGGTGTCGCTGCTTAATATCATGATGGATCTTAAGAAGTGCTGCAACCATCCATACCTTTTTCCCGTGGCTGCTATG GAGTCCCCCAAACTCCCCAGTGGGGCTTATGAGGGTGGGGCACTTATTAAGTCATCTGGGAAGCTCATGCTGCTCCAGAAGATGCTGCGAAAGCTGAAGGAGCAAGGACACCGAGTACTCATCTTCTCGCAG ATGACCAAAATGTTAGACTTGCTTGAGGACTTCTTAGACTACGAAGGCTACAAGTATGAACGCATCGATGGTGGCATCACTGGTGCCCTGAGGCAGGAGGCCATCGATCGGTTTAATG CTCCTGGAGCCCAACAATTCTGCTTCCTCCTGTCCACCCGAGCTGGGGGCCTGGGCATCAATCTGGCCACTGCTGACACTGTCATCATCTTTGATTCTGACTGGAACCCCCATAATGACATCCAG GCCTTTAGCCGGGCTCATCGGATTGGCCAGGCCAACAAAGTGATGATTTACCGGTTTGTGACTCGTGCGTCAGTGGAAGAGCGAATCACACAAGTGGCCAAAAGAAAGATGATGCTGACACACCTGGTTGTGCGGCCTGGGCTGGGCTCCAAGGCAGGCTCCATGTCTAAGCAGGAGCTTGACGACATTCTCAAATTTGGCACTGAAGAGCTGTTCAAGGATGAAAACGAGG GGGAGAACAAGGAGGAAGACAGCAGTGTGATTCATTATGACAATGAGGCCATCGCTCGGCTGTTGGACCGGAACCAGGATGCAACTGAGGACACTGACGTGCAGAACATGAATGAGTATCTCAGCTCCTTCAAAGTGGCACAGTACGTCGTGCGAGAAGAAGACAAG ATTGAGGAAATTGAGCGAGAGATCATCAAGCAGGAGGAGAATGTGGACCCTGACTACTGGGAGAAGCTGCTGAGGCATCACTATGAGCAACAGCAGGAAGACTTAGCCCGGAATCTAGGCAAGGGCAAGCGGGTTCGCAAGCAAGTTAACTACAATGATGCTGCTCAGGAAGACCAAG ACAACCAGTCGGAGTACTCGGTGGGTtcagaggaggaggatgaagacTTCGATGAACGTCCTGAAG GGCGTAGACAGTCAAAGAGGCAGCTCCGGAATGAGAAAGATAAGCCACTGCCTCCACTGCTGGCCCGAGTCGGGGGCAACATTGAG GTGCTGGGCTTCAATACCCGTCAGCGGAAGGCTTTCCTCAATGCCGTGATGCGCTGGGGGATGCCACCACAGGATGCCTTCACCACGCAGTGGCTGGTGCGGGACCTGAGGGGCAAGACTGAGAAGGAGTTTAA GGCCTATGTATCTTTATTCATGCGCCATCTGTGTGAGCCTGGGGCAGACGGCTCTGAAACCTTTGCCGATGGGGTCCCTCGGGAGGGACTGAGTCGCCAGCAGGTGTTGACCCGCATTGGAGTCATGTCTCTCGTCAAGAAGAAG GTGCAGGAGTTTGAGCACATCAATGGGCGTTGGTCAATGCCAGAACTGATGCCCGACCCCAGCGCTGACTCTAAGCGCTCCTCCAGAGCCTCCTCTCCTACCAAAACGTCTCCCACCACTCCTGAGGCTTCTGCTACCAACAGTCCCTGCACCTCTAAACCTG CTACTCCAGCTCCAAGTGAGAAAGGAGAAGGCATAAGGACTCCTCTTGAGAAGGAGGAAGCTGAAAACCAGGAGGAGAAGCCAGAGAAGAACAGCAGAATTGGGGAGAAGATGGACACAGAG GTTGatgcccccagcccagccccatcaCTCGGGGAGCGGCTGGAGCCAAGGAAGATTCCTCTAGAGGATGAGGTGCCAGGGGTACCTGGAGAGATGGAGCTTGAACCTGGGTACCGTGGGGACAGAGAGAAGTCAG AAGATGTAAAAGGTGACCAGGAGCTTCGACCAGGGCCTCGAGATGAGCCACGGTCCAATGGGCGAcgagaggaaaagacagagaagCCCCGGTTCATGTTCAATATCGCAGATGGTGGCTTCACAG AGCTTCACACACTGTGGCAGAATGAGGAACGGGCAGCTATTTCCTCAGGCAAACTCAATGAGATCTGGCACAGAAGACACGACTACTGGCTTCTGGCTGGGATTGTCCT CCATGGCTATGCCCGGTGGCAGGACATCCAGAATGATGCTCAATTTGCCATTATCAACGAGCCATTTAAAACTGAAGCCAATAAGGGGAACTTTCTGGAGATGAAAAATAAGTTCCTGGCCCGGAGGTTCAAG CTCCTGGAGCAGGCGCTGGTGATTGAGGAGCAGCTGCGGCGGGCGGCCTACCTGAACCTGTCGCAGGAGCCGGCGCACCCCGCCATGGCCCTCCACGCCCGCTTCGCCGAGGCCGAGTGCCTGGCCGAGAGCCACCAGCACCTCTCCAAGGAGTCGCTGGCGGGGAACAAGCCGGCCAACGCCGTCCTGCACAAGG TTCTGAACCAGCTGGAGGAGTTGCTGAGCGACATGAAGGCGGACGTGACCCGCCTGCCAGCCACGCTATCCCGAATACCCCCCATCGCAGCCCGCCTTCAGATGTCCGAGCGCAGCATCCTCAGCCGGCTGGCCAGCAAGGGCACGGAGCCTCACCCCACACCG GCCTTCCCCCCGGGTCCCTACGCTACACCTCCGGGGTACGGGGCGGCCTTCAGCGCCGCACCCGTAGGGGCCCTGGCCGCCGCAGGCGCCAATTACAGCCAGATGCCTGCAGGGTCCTTCATCACAG CCGCCACCAACGGCCCTCCAGTGCTggtgaagaaggagaaggaaatggTGGGGGCGTTGGTGTCAGACGGGCTGGATCGGAAGGAGCCCCGAGCCGGGGAGGTGATCTGTATAGACGACTGA